CAGGAAAAATCAATCATTTAAATCAAAATTACTCAAAAATTAGTAGTTTTTTTCAATTCATTCCTGCACATTCTCCGTCCAAAATTTAACCACCAACCCGTGTCAAATGCGTAAAAAACGCGTTTAAAACCCGTGTCAAATGCGTATTTCTTTCAGTCTAAAGTAAATCACGTCTAAAGTACTATCTCTTTTAACATATCTTTAATATATTTGTTTATTAATCTTAATTAATATTCTTTTATTCCTTAAAACATGGCTACAATAAAAAAGCAGCTGCTCGGAGTTCCAAGAGGCAAGGTTGGTGACCTGCTCTTTAAAAATCGTAAAGGCAAAAGCTACCTAGCCCCGATGCCAAGGAAATATAAAGTTACCAATTGCATTGATGCCATTAATAACCGTTCTCGGTTTGGTGTTGCATCTCAGTTTGCTTCTGCTGTAAACCATTCCGCCTACCTTAAGCCGCTCTGGAATGTTAAAAATCTTCGCGGTAAATCACCCTATACAAAATGCCTTGGATACAATTATCCGTTTACTAAAGGTCTGGGTACTTGGCGGTTGTCTCTTATAACACCTCATAATATTAATATTGATTTTTCCTCTGTTAATCTGACTAAAGATTCAATTGATATTAACTTTTATATCAAAAAGAATTCATCTGAAATCTTCAATAATCCTTTTATCGCAGTAACAATTATTTTCTTTAAAGACCTACTTCCGTCAGGCAGTGAGCAATCCATGAAAAACCTTCTCTTTGTTACTCTCGAATCTGAAGTACTTGATTTTCAACCCGACTATGAAGACGTGAACAATTACTCATACAACATTAAAAAAGATTCGCTCTGGTTTATTGATTTTTATAAAAATATAATGGCTTATACTGCTTTTATTTCACCTCAAAGTTATAATGGTAAACCTTTGTTCACAACTGGAAACGCCGTCCCTGTCAGGGGATTCGAGTACGATCACGGTTCTGCTGGCATCACAGAAAAAGATGAACCTAAGCAGTCGGAACCATTCTTCAATTTCCGTATAAAATAATTTCTTTACATGGAAAGCCGTTTTCAATTCCTCTTTAACAGTCCTGTGAAAAATGTATACTTTTTGCAATTCATTCAACATTAAATTTCTTAGTTACATCTGATAATTTAATGCTTTATATTGCATATATGGATAGCAATTTACTTCATAGCGAACTCGTCTTTAAAGCCGTTAGAAGCGGCGGTAAAGGCGGTCAGAATGTCAATAAAGTTTCTACTAAAGTTGAGCTATATTTCGATATACCGAGGTCTATGGTTTTGTCCGATGTGGAAAAGACTCTACTCCTTACAAAACTTCTTAATAAAGTCGATAGAAAAGGCGTCATAAAAATCTCCTCTCAATCTGAACGCTCTCAGTTCTTGAATAAAACTCTTGCATTAAAAAAATTTAATGAGTTGATTGCTTCTGCATTCGTAAAAAGAAAGAAAAGAGTTAAAACAAAACCAGGTTCAGTCTCTAAAGAAGAAAGACTCGCTTCAAAAAAGATTGTTTCGGAAAAGAAATCATTAAGAGCTAAAAAATATTATGATTCAGAATAACATGGTCTTAAGACCCAAGATTTTTGAACAGTTCGATAATATCGTCTGCGGTATGAGCATGAGATACTCTGAATCTCCACGTCCTCCTTACGACTTTAATATGAGCTTGAAAATCGGCGATGATGCCGATTCCGTAAAGCAAAACAGAAAAAGGTTCTTCAATATGCTTGGTATCGACGGCAGAAAAGTAACCTTTCAGTTTCAGGTGCACTCGAATATCCATAACTACGTTTCTGAAACAGCTTTCTTTCGCGGCTCCGATGGACTCTATACAGACCGCAGAAATCTATTCCTTGCTGTTAACGTTGCCGACTGCATTCCCGTCTTCATGTATGATTCCCAAAATCATATCGTCGCTGCTATTCATTCAGGCTGGAAAGGTACTCATTTGAAAATTGTTTCGCTTACCCTCTCTACTCTTATCGATAAATTCGGTACTAAACCGGAAAAAGTTTTTGTCTATATCGGTCCGGGTATCAGTGTGAAGAATTTTGAAGTTAGCAAAGAGGTATTTGAACTTTTTGCAGATGAATTCAAAGAAACCAGAAATGGAAAGTTTTATGTTGACCTCAAAAAAGATATCTATGCAGGTCTGATTAAACATGGTGTCCCAAAAGAAAACCTCCAGGCCTCAAAATACTGCACTTATGGTGATAGCGATAAGTTCCATTCCTTCAGACGCGACAAAGATAAATCGGGAAGAATGCTCGGTATCATCGGTATGAAATAATCACGCCAAATAATTGTTTTTTTCTGTCCCCCCCCCCTAAAAAAAGACTTGATAATTTCAATATTGATTAGTACCTTAATTTAAATTTATTGGGGAAAACCATGAAAAAGTTATTACTGTTTCTCGCAATTTTTATTTTCCTTAGCTCTTCAGCTAAATCTCAATTAATATACTATCAATGGAATCCTGTTAGTAGTCCTGTAACTAATAATCTTAACATTATTTATCCAACTCCGTCCAATTACGTAGTTGCCGGTAATGACGGAAAGCTTTTATACAGGAATATTCTGGAACCAAACTGGAATGTTACAGTTTCCGGTGTATCCACTAATCTCATTTCTTTATATGGTTCGCCAATACTGTATTCAGTCGGAGCTTCAGGTGTTATCCTTAAAAGCACTGATAATGGAATTAACTGGAGCAGTGTTACTTCGCCAACAGTAAATAATATTAACTCTGTTTCAGCTTTTGTCAGCCCGTCTTACAGAATTATTGGCGCAGATGGCGGCAAGATTTTTACCACTACAAACAATGGTGTTAACTGGACAGAAATTCCTTCCGGTACTACTAACTCATTGAGGTCTATTTACTATGATGCTTCGATTTCTCAGTTCAGAAATTATATCTGTGGTGATAATGGCACTTTCTTAAAGCTGATTTACTTGTTGCCTCTACCTGTTTCAACCACAGTCATTCCCATAAATACCGGAGTTTCGAATAATCTATACGGCGTTACAGCTCTCGGAGATACTTCTAAAATAATGGTTGTAGGTTCCGGCGGTATGATTCTAAAGTCAACCGAGTCAGGCGGTACGTGGGTCCAGCAGACTAGCGGAACAACAAACACTCTCAGGTTTGTATATGCTGTTAACGCGAATGAAATCTGGACTGGCGGCGATAACGGAACTATACTCCGTACAACGAATGGCGGTACCAACTGGTTTCCGCAGGTCGTTAATTCTTCCGCAAATATATATTCCATGCTGCAAACGTCAAATTTAAAAGCTTTGGCTGTCGGCAGTGGCGGTACTATTCTTGAAACTAATCTTCCAAATCCTGTAAGCGATTCTACTTTAAAGAGACTTAAACTCGACGGAAATAATATCAGCAGTTATTTTCAAACATCCGGCATTTTCAATCAGAATACTACATTAGGTAATTCCCCGGGTTTTGAATGGCCAAAAGGTTCGGGAAAATATGCAATGTTTACTTCCGGGCTAAGCATTTCTGCTATGGTAAACGGAAATCTTCGTCAGGCTATGTGTTCATATGGAGGCGAGTACAAGACAGGGCAAATTATCAACGGTGTACCGGAAACTACTCCTTACATGAATAAAATCTGGAAAGTAAGCGCGGGCGAAAACTGTTCTACAAGCATTGACTGGGCTAACTGGGGGATGATTGTTCCTTACGGTGCACCATACCGCGATGTAAACAATAACGGTCAGTATGACCCATGCACCGATATTCCGGGAATGAGAAATGCAAGTCAGACTTTATTTATGATTCTTACTGATGGATATCCTAATTCACACCGTCCGGGAGAAGGATTTGGGGGAGGTACGCTTCCTCTAAATTGTGATTTGAAAATTACTGCTTACACTTACGGCGATACTAATCTTTCAAATGTTCAGTTCATAAAATATGATATCATAAACAGAGGCAATTCTGCCTGGAATAATCTATATATGGCTTTAGTGGGTGATTATGATCTCGGCGTTTCAGAGGACGATTTTTTATGTATGGATTCAACAAGGAATATGTGGATAGGGTATAACGGTGATAATAATGACGGTACAGGTTCCCCGCCGACTTATGGAGTAAACCCGCCTGCGGTAGGTATGAGAGTTTTGAAATTTCCTGTTAATAAAACCGTTGCACCTTATGATACTCTGAAACCAAGCGTTGGTGTAAAAACATCTTGCGGAGGATGCAGTGACCCTGTTTGTGAATGGGACCCAAGCGGTGACCCTAACGGCGCATACTTGCTTATGAAAGGTTTCAAAAAAGACGGCTCAAGATGGATGAGTCCGATGTTTACTCCGCCAAGTCCTGTGAAGTTCTTATACTCAGGCGACCCTGAAACAAATTACGGTTGGACTGAACTTAAAGGAATGATTCGTAACTGCGGCGGTGATATAGGTGCCTATCAGCCGACTAATCAGCCAGGCGATAGAAGGTTTGTCCTCAGTATGGGCAAAGATAATTTTACGATGAACCCGGGCGATTCACAAACTATTATTGTTGCTCAGTTTATTGCACGAGGTACAAGCAACCTGAATTCAGTTACAAAACTTAAACAGCTTGCCGACGTTGTTGCAAACTACACTGTTGGTATTAATCAGATTGGCACAACCGTACCAAGTAATTTCGTTTTGTCTCAGAATTATCCGAATCCCTTCAACCCCGAAACAAAAATCAAGTTTACTATCCCCGCAATTCAAAATCTTTACAGTAACGTCACTACTTTAAAAGTATTCGATATGCTTGGCAGGGAAGTCTCAGTTCTCGTTAATGACATGCTCAGTCCGGGAATTTATGAAGTCACTTTCGACGGAAGTAAACTTGCAAGTGGATTCTATTTCTACAGATTGCAATGGGGTGTCTATTCAGATACTAAACGTATGGTCTTGCTTAAATAATTTTTAAATCTTCTTCCCGTAATATACGGGAAGAAGATTTGCTCTACAACTTATTATAATCTATCGTTATCTCTTTCCCTTTCGGTATATCCTTTAACGCATAGTAATCATAATTCTCATCGTTTACCGCATTGGGCTTATCCGAATGATTCAGAAACCATCCAACTGACATCCTGTTGAAGTTCTTCGGCGTGCTGTATCCCTTATCCTCAGGAAAATGTATTGAGTATTTTGCAAGAACTCTTGAGGGTATATTAGTATGTATAACATTCGATTCATGAAGAAATGTATGGTCTTCCTCCTCGAATAATGGCAGCTTTGTTCCTTTCTTTATTTTCCCCGTTGAAAAAACCCCGACTCCATGTATCGAAGATGGCCTTAATTCAAATATTATCTGATTTGTCATCTCGCCTTCATTTTTATATTTCAAACTCGTTTCCTCTTTCTGGTATAACAATATTCTTAAACCCGTTTGAGTTCAGTATCGTATTTAGATTGTTCTGCTGAAGAGATTCACCGTGAACAAGAAATATTTTCTTAAGTCTGTTCTTGTCAAACTTCTTTATGTACTCAAGCAGCTCATTACTGTCTGCATGCGCACTGAATGAGTTTAGTATCCGTACCCTTGCCTTTACTACGTGTTCCTCGCCGAATATTTTTACAACGTATCCTGGCTTGTCAGATGCTTTTATAAGCTGTCTTCCAAGTGTGTGCTCACCCATATAACCGATTATCATAATCGAATTCTTTGGATTGCCAATATTGTTAGCAAGATGATGAAGTATCCTGCCCGCTTCGCACATCCCCGACGCTGAGATTATCATTACCGTGCCTTTAATAGAGTTAAGTTTCTTCGAGTCCTCAACTTTAGTTATATAATTTACAGTATCTGATCCGAATACTTGAACTCCCGAGGCAAGCAGCTTGTATGTTTCTTCATCAAAACACTCAGGATGCAGTTTGAATATTTCAGTGGCATTTACTGATAGGGGACTGTCAACATAAACAGGGAAGTCCGGTAGTTTGCCCGCTGCTTTCATTTTTGATATTTCATATACTAATTCTTGTGTCCTCCCGACACTAAACGAAGGCACAATTATTTTACCGTTTGTAGATAACGCTTCTGTTATAGTGTCAAGAAGCCCCTGCTCTATCTTGCTCGCAGGTTCATGGTATAAACCTCCGTACGTTGATTCCGTTATCAGATAATCAACATCACCCATAAATTCAGGGTCTTTTAAAATTGGGAGGTCCCTCCGTCCTAAGTCTCCCGTAAATCCTAACTTGTACGTCCTCCCGTTTTCTGTGATTTCTAATACCACAGACGCCGAACCCAATATATGTCCCGCATCAACAAATGTTACCTTTACTTCATCTCCAAGTCCGTCTATGCGAAATGTTTTGTTATATGGTATAGTTTTAAACTGTGTTATTATCTGCCTTGCATTCTCAACCGTGTATAAGGGATTAAATAACTCCTGATTCTTCTTTGCACGTCTCTTGTTAACAAACTCAACATCCTTCTCCTGAATGAATGCACTGTCAAGCAGCATAATTGAGCATAAGTCGCGTGTTGCTGGAGTTGTGTATACATCGCCTGTAAACCCCTTTCTCGATAAAGTAGGAAGATTACCGGCATGGTCAATGTGTGCATGCGAAAGTACTACCGCATGAATCTCCGTAGGATCATAAAGAAATTTTCTGTTCATCTGAAACGATTCTTCTCTCTTGCCCTGAAACATCCCGCAATCTAATATTATTTTCTTTCCGTTTATTTCAAGTAAGTGTTGAGAACCTGTCACAGTCCCCGCCGCTCCGCAAAATTTTATCCTCATTATTTTATCTCCTTTATGATTTCTTTGTTTAGTCTATGTTTTGTTACGTATGCATTGTCCTTTATGAAAAATCTGTAAGGAAGCTCTGCCCCTTCTTTTATTCCGATTCTTGTAGTTACCGCTATTGTAAAACTGTCCCTTCTTTTTTTCCTGAAAATCTTAATCCTGTCTTCTGTTAGATCAAGTGAGTTATCTTTTCTACCTATATCAAATGCCATGCAGAACTTGGCTGGTCCGTTCGTAAGGTTTACATCTCCAATTGGATAATTCCTGTTCTTTCTCATTTCATGTATTCCTTCTATCGGCTCTACTGCCCTTATTAACACAGCCGAACCCGTACCCTTATTCTCTGTTACAACATTAAAGCAGAAGTAATTCCCGTAAACAAAATAAACGTAAGATATTCCTCCATATTCAAACATAGGTCGGTTTCTGTCCGTTAATTTTCTGTATGCATGACAGGCAGGGTCATTATTTCCCAGATATGCCTCCGTCTCAACTATTCTTGCGCTAAGTGTATAGTTAGGCGTTTCTTTCGTAATAAGGCATCCAAGCAGTTTCTGTGCCACCGTTATTGTATCCTTCATATACAGCTTTTTCTCTAATAGAATAGTATCCACTTTTCAAAGTCGCATTTTATGCTGGAATATTAAAGTCAATTCAATGTTCAGTTATTTTTCTTTGCTCTGACTTTTATTCTCCGTTTTTTGATTCCTGTGTTTATCATTGTCTTTTCTATTCAGTATTTATAATTTAATAGGTTATTTCGATATTCAATCTTTATCTTAATAATTATACAAAGTATATTTCAATAATAATTTTAACATATAACTCATGAAAAAATTACACATTAAAGTTAAAATAACAATGAGTATTTTAACTCTCCTCGCAGTCTCGTTTTCTTTCTTCGCTTTCAACGATAGTGGAAACTATTCGAATGACGGAAAAGTAATTAAAAGAGGTCCCGGAAAGATGTATGAAGTCGGGAAGATAAATGTCAAATTTAGAAATAATGTAACAGGTTTTACAAAAACAGCAACAGGAATAGAACAAGTCGATAAAGTTCTTATCGATTTAAGATCCAGCGATATCTTTCCGCTATTTCCGCTTAAAAGTGAAATTAAAAAGCGAATGATTGGCGATGAAGACCTTGCTAAAATAATTCGTATTAATTATAACAGCGCTGTGGATCCATTTGACGCAGCAAGTATGATAATGAAAGATAATAAGGATATTATTGAATGGGCAGAGCCATCTTTCGTATATGAGCGTGATTATATTCCCAATGACCCGTCCCTAAGTGGTCAATGGCATATAGCTAAAATTAACTCTTATCAGGCTTGGGATATTTTCAAAGGTGATACAAATGTTGTCATTGGCATTATCGATTCAGGCACCGACTTTGACCATCCTGACCTCGCGGCTAACATTAAATACAATTACGCCGACCCAATTAACGGTATTGATGATGATAATAATGGTTATATTGATGACTTAAAAGGATGGGATTTCTATTACAACGATGGCGACCCGCAGATACAGCCAACCGGCAATGACCACGGTTCCCACGTTTCGGGTTGTGCCTCTCAGGTAACGGATAATTCGGTTCATGGTGGTGGTATAGGTTTTAAGACCAAAATAAGAATCTCTAAACACACAGATGATACAGATCCCCAATCATCTTTATATAATACAGACCAGGGAGTTTATTATTGTTATTCCAATGGCGCAAAAGTTATTAATTGTAGTTTCGGTTCATCTTATTATAGTTCTACTTCTCAAGCAATAATGAATAGTGCTTGGGCAAACGGAACAGTTATTTGCGCCTCAGCAGGTAACGGCGATGCAAATGGAATCGGACAGAATTGGGCAAGGTATCCAGCTTCTTATGAAAATGTCGTTTCAGTTGCCGCTTCAACCACAGGTGACGTGAAAACTACTTTCTCAAATTTCCATTCTACGGTTGATGTTACTTCACCGGGTCAGGGAATTTTAAGCACAGTTTACAATAATAGTTATGCCACTTGGGATGGTACTTCAATGTCTTCTCCGATTACTGCGGGTACAGTAGCGTTAATCAAGGGACAATATCCTGCATGGACTCCCCAGCAGGTAGTTGACAGATTGAAACTTGGTGTTGACAGTATCTATAACCTCAATCCATCATACATTGGGCTTTTAGGCACCGGCAGAATAAATGCATTTAAGTGCTTAACTGATTTCCCGATTGCTAAGCTGGTTTCTTTCTCGGCAAATGATTCTATCTACGGTAATAATGATAAAGTCTTTGACGTAGATGAAGTAATCGCTTTTCAGGTTGATTTGAAAAATACTCATTTCGCGGGTACTAACGCCTCCATTAGACTTTCAACAACAAGCACTGATGTTGAATTAGTACAGGATTCTGTCTTTATCGGAAGTATTCCTGCATACGGTAACTTCAGCACAACTTTAGCAAATACATTCAAAGTTAAAGCTCTTTCTTCTTGCCCGTTCGATAAAGATATCACATTTAAAGTAAAGAGTTCTGCTTCGTGTTATACAGATGATAACGCAAATACATTTACTGTTAGATTTAGAACAGGTTTTGCATTACATAATATTAATAACTTGAAATTATGTCTTACTAAAGACGGTAATGTTGGTAAAAAAGCACAATCTTACGGAACTGGTCTTCAAATTGGAACAAGTACACAGAATCAGCTTTATGAAGGCGGACTTATGATCGGCTTAAGCAATACTAAAGTTTCTGACGTTGTAAGACGCGGTTCGGTTCCGGCTAATGTCTCAGATACAGATTTTGTTGGATTAAAAGCTTATACAATTAACACTCCTGGTGTGCATTCAGCACAGGACGGCTCGGGAAAATTCAATGATGACGGTGCTGGCTCTAATAAGATTGGAGTTGAAGTTGAAGCATTTTCATACGCATTCAATACCGCACCCGACGCTGATTATATTCTCCTAAGTTATAATATCAAAAATACCAGCGGTGTTGCTCTTAATAACGTTTATGCAGGTTTATACACATGGATGACGCCTAATGGTATTATTAACACTGGAAACATCTCAAGATTAGTCAATGCAAATAAGCTTGCTTATACGTATAACAATACTGTTGCTAATAGATATCTTGGTGTCGGTATCATGACAAATCAACCGTTGAATTTTAAGATTTTTTCATCAACTGAATTGTTAAATGGATTCACAACTCAGGAAAAATGGGATGCTTTAAGCAATGGCGTTTCAAATGATTCACTCGGACCGGGTGGAAATGCTTTCGTACTCGGTGTCGGACCTTTTAATCTTGCTGCAAATCAGGTCGAAACCATCGGCTTTGCTATTTTGAGCGCAGAATCTGTTGCTGACCTCATTACAAAAAACTCTCAGGCAATCGTGAAATACGGAACCGTCGGTATTCAGACAATAACCACCGAAGTTCCAAAAGTTTTCAGCTTGTCCCAGAACTACCCGAATCCTTTTAACCCTGTTACTAAGATTCGCTTTGCTGTTCCTAAAAACGAGATGATTAGCATAAGGGTTTATGATATTCTCGGTAAAGAAGTTGCTGCTTTAGTCAATGAACAAAAGAGTCCTGGGATATACGAGATTGATTTCAACTCGACTTTCCTAAGTTCTGGTGTTTATTTTTACAGAATGCAGGCCGGTTACTTTGCTGATATTAAACGTATGGTAGTTATTAAATAAAAATATAGACTTTAAAATATTAGCTGCCTCAAGTTCTTTTGAGGCAGCTTTTTTTATTTATAAATAATGATTCTATACTTAATCTTATGATAGCAATTCAACTTTTCTTCTAAGAAACTTAAATAAATGCTTGTTTCATTAACATTGTGTTAAATTAAAATCGGTAGCAAAACAATCAAACTTAAATGAATGCCGTCAAGCATTCCATTTATATTATTTGGAATCAAATATCAAAACATATAACTATTCGTTTTATTATCCGCGTAAATCCGTCTAATCCGTGCGTTTCGCGTTCCATAGTGCCCCAACGTTTCTTCTTTTTTTAACATCATTTTTGTAATTTGGGCTGTCAATATAAATATAATCCGGATATTCTTATTTTCAATTCATCAACCTTTGGACCTTTATAATATCATTTACTATCAACCCTGTCAGTATGTGTCTTTATTCCCGCAGTTGTCTAAATTAAATTGGGAACTCTAATTAACAGTCAGTTACATCCCAATTATAATAGATGTGTATAAACCTGTCGAATTATATGCATTTATATCTTGATTGTAATTAATTAAAAATCTATATTTATATGATTTTGGTGTATTTTATAACGAGTGGGTTGGTGACCCACTTTTTTATTTTAGTATGGTTTGTAATATGGAAGAAAAAATCAGAAATATATTGGCTCCGTTATTTTACGGAAAAGACTATCATTTAATTGATGTCGTTATCAGAGGCGAAAGGAAGAATAAAATCGCTGAAATTTACGTTGATTCGGAACATAGTATTGACCTTGACGAACTGTCTAAAATTAGTTGCGATGTGAATGATGCTATCGATTCAGATGCTATCGCTGATGAGTTACTGAAGGTAGTCGTTTCTTCACCCGGTGTAGAGAATCCGTTCAAATACTCCTGGCAGCTTAAGAAGCACGTCGGCAGGGTACTGAGCTTTTCTTCGAAAGGTGAAGCGCTCGAAGGAAAACTGGTTGACGTTATCAGTGATTCAGAGGAACTCGTATTCGAGATAATCAAGAGTAAGAAAGAAGTTATAGAATTAAGGTTTATATTCAGCGAACTAGAAAATTTAATCGTTAAATTACCTTTTTAGAAACAAAAATTTATTTATTTATATTATGAAGTCAGATATAGTAGAAGCGTTTGTTCAAATGGCAAAAATGAAGAGTATCGATAGGGATATTCTTGAAAGCGTCATTAAGGATTCTTTCCGAAAGATGATGGAAAAGAAGCACGGTCCGACTGCTAATTTTGATATAATCGTTAACATGGAAAAGGGTAATATCGAAATATTTCTCTATAAAACTGTAGTTGAGGAAGTTACAGACCCTGCTACTGAAATCGACGTTGAATCAGCTATGGAAAAAACTGGTGAGGAGTTCGAAGTCGGCGATGATTATGTTGAAGAAGTTCCGATTGATGAGTTCGGTAGAAGGTCTGTTCTTAACCTTAAACAGAACCTGAACCAGAAGCTTAAAGAAATAGATAAAGAAGTTACATACAATTTTTATAAGGAACAGCTCGGTGAAATTCTCGTCGGTGAAGTTTACCAGATAAAACCGAGTTCAATTTTGCTTATGCATAACGGCTGCGAACTTTTTTTCCCAAAAGAAGAACAAATTGCTAAAGAAAGATACAAGAAGGGCGATAACATTAGAGTCATTATTAAAAGGATTGACAAAAAACCCTCGGGTCCCCCGCTTATAGTAGTTTCTCGGGCTGATGAAAAGTTTTTATATAAATTATTTGAAAACGAAATTCCTGAAATATACGACGGTATTCTTGAGATTAAAGGTATCGCAAGAGACCCGGGCGAAAGAGCTAAGATAGCAGTACTTTCTAACGACGATAAGATTGACGCAGTTGGAGCATGCGTCGGTATGAAGGGTATGCGTATTCACTCTATCGTTAGAGAACTAAGTAACGAAAATATTGATGTCGTTAATTTCACTCAGGATGATGCTCTCTACATTGCAAGGTCATTGTCCCCTGCAAAGCTTCAGGATATATATCTTGACAAGGAAAATAAAATTGCTAACATCTATGCAAGTGAAGATCAGGTGAGTCTGATAATAGGAAAGAATGGTCAGAATATTAAACTCGCATCCAAGCTTACTGGCTATCAGATTGACGTTATCAGGGATAAGGAAGATGAAAAAGATGACGAAGAAGAAAATGGTACTGAGGCTGAATCTGCTGATGAAACAAAAGAAGTAGTAAATGATGCAGAACCTGAAGAAGTATCAAAAGTGGATGATGTATCCGATGAAGAGACTCAAAATAAGAACGAAGAAGTGGAAAAAGAAGAGAAATAGTAATGGCATTTTAGAAATTTTAAAAGTTTAAGAATAACAAAACAATTTATGTCTGATACACCACAAAAAATGAAACTGGTTAAGCTTGTTAAAGAAGTTAACAGGTCTAAAGAGGATATCATTGAATATTTGAAACATATTGGTATTGAAAAAGTTACTATTAATACTACTCTGGAATCAGATATAGTCGGAAAAGTTCTTAATAAGTTCAAGCTTGATGTTGCCGAACACGAAAAACAGCTGAAGAAGATTGTTGACTTTGCTAAGTCAAACAAGGTTGAAATTTCGGAAGCCAATGAAGCTATAAGAAAAGAAGAAGAGTCGAAGAGAAAAAAAGCGGAAGCAGAAAGATTAAGAAGAAATCTCGAAGAGCAAAAGAAAAGAGAAGAAGAAGAAAGGAAACGTCAGGAACTTCAGGCTTTCTTGGAGCACGAAAAGAGGAAAAAAGATGAGGAAGAACTTGCTAAGAAAAGAAAAGCTGAATTAGACAAGATTTATGAAAATAAGAAGAAATCAGCACGCGAAAGGTCTGAAGAGGCT
Above is a genomic segment from Ignavibacteria bacterium containing:
- the arfB gene encoding alternative ribosome rescue aminoacyl-tRNA hydrolase ArfB, with the protein product MDSNLLHSELVFKAVRSGGKGGQNVNKVSTKVELYFDIPRSMVLSDVEKTLLLTKLLNKVDRKGVIKISSQSERSQFLNKTLALKKFNELIASAFVKRKKRVKTKPGSVSKEERLASKKIVSEKKSLRAKKYYDSE
- the pgeF gene encoding peptidoglycan editing factor PgeF, encoding MIQNNMVLRPKIFEQFDNIVCGMSMRYSESPRPPYDFNMSLKIGDDADSVKQNRKRFFNMLGIDGRKVTFQFQVHSNIHNYVSETAFFRGSDGLYTDRRNLFLAVNVADCIPVFMYDSQNHIVAAIHSGWKGTHLKIVSLTLSTLIDKFGTKPEKVFVYIGPGISVKNFEVSKEVFELFADEFKETRNGKFYVDLKKDIYAGLIKHGVPKENLQASKYCTYGDSDKFHSFRRDKDKSGRMLGIIGMK
- a CDS encoding YCF48-related protein translates to MKKLLLFLAIFIFLSSSAKSQLIYYQWNPVSSPVTNNLNIIYPTPSNYVVAGNDGKLLYRNILEPNWNVTVSGVSTNLISLYGSPILYSVGASGVILKSTDNGINWSSVTSPTVNNINSVSAFVSPSYRIIGADGGKIFTTTNNGVNWTEIPSGTTNSLRSIYYDASISQFRNYICGDNGTFLKLIYLLPLPVSTTVIPINTGVSNNLYGVTALGDTSKIMVVGSGGMILKSTESGGTWVQQTSGTTNTLRFVYAVNANEIWTGGDNGTILRTTNGGTNWFPQVVNSSANIYSMLQTSNLKALAVGSGGTILETNLPNPVSDSTLKRLKLDGNNISSYFQTSGIFNQNTTLGNSPGFEWPKGSGKYAMFTSGLSISAMVNGNLRQAMCSYGGEYKTGQIINGVPETTPYMNKIWKVSAGENCSTSIDWANWGMIVPYGAPYRDVNNNGQYDPCTDIPGMRNASQTLFMILTDGYPNSHRPGEGFGGGTLPLNCDLKITAYTYGDTNLSNVQFIKYDIINRGNSAWNNLYMALVGDYDLGVSEDDFLCMDSTRNMWIGYNGDNNDGTGSPPTYGVNPPAVGMRVLKFPVNKTVAPYDTLKPSVGVKTSCGGCSDPVCEWDPSGDPNGAYLLMKGFKKDGSRWMSPMFTPPSPVKFLYSGDPETNYGWTELKGMIRNCGGDIGAYQPTNQPGDRRFVLSMGKDNFTMNPGDSQTIIVAQFIARGTSNLNSVTKLKQLADVVANYTVGINQIGTTVPSNFVLSQNYPNPFNPETKIKFTIPAIQNLYSNVTTLKVFDMLGREVSVLVNDMLSPGIYEVTFDGSKLASGFYFYRLQWGVYSDTKRMVLLK
- a CDS encoding SET domain-containing protein is translated as MKYKNEGEMTNQIIFELRPSSIHGVGVFSTGKIKKGTKLPLFEEEDHTFLHESNVIHTNIPSRVLAKYSIHFPEDKGYSTPKNFNRMSVGWFLNHSDKPNAVNDENYDYYALKDIPKGKEITIDYNKL
- a CDS encoding MBL fold metallo-hydrolase, which translates into the protein MRIKFCGAAGTVTGSQHLLEINGKKIILDCGMFQGKREESFQMNRKFLYDPTEIHAVVLSHAHIDHAGNLPTLSRKGFTGDVYTTPATRDLCSIMLLDSAFIQEKDVEFVNKRRAKKNQELFNPLYTVENARQIITQFKTIPYNKTFRIDGLGDEVKVTFVDAGHILGSASVVLEITENGRTYKLGFTGDLGRRDLPILKDPEFMGDVDYLITESTYGGLYHEPASKIEQGLLDTITEALSTNGKIIVPSFSVGRTQELVYEISKMKAAGKLPDFPVYVDSPLSVNATEIFKLHPECFDEETYKLLASGVQVFGSDTVNYITKVEDSKKLNSIKGTVMIISASGMCEAGRILHHLANNIGNPKNSIMIIGYMGEHTLGRQLIKASDKPGYVVKIFGEEHVVKARVRILNSFSAHADSNELLEYIKKFDKNRLKKIFLVHGESLQQNNLNTILNSNGFKNIVIPERGNEFEI
- a CDS encoding DNA-3-methyladenine glycosylase, which produces MDTILLEKKLYMKDTITVAQKLLGCLITKETPNYTLSARIVETEAYLGNNDPACHAYRKLTDRNRPMFEYGGISYVYFVYGNYFCFNVVTENKGTGSAVLIRAVEPIEGIHEMRKNRNYPIGDVNLTNGPAKFCMAFDIGRKDNSLDLTEDRIKIFRKKRRDSFTIAVTTRIGIKEGAELPYRFFIKDNAYVTKHRLNKEIIKEIK